One segment of Streptomyces sp. NBC_00576 DNA contains the following:
- a CDS encoding flavin-containing monooxygenase — MQHDLSCGASGGKEARVIVVGAGFSGIGAAIRLRQAGFGDLLVLEKAPQLGGTWRENTYPGCACDVPSSLYSYSFNPNPGWSRLFAGQREIHDYLRTTAEQYGVDEALRCDVRVLRAWWDRPSGRWRLETTDGDYSSEVLVMATGPWHRPRRPEVPGLAEFPGPVFHTAQWDHTVDLAGRRVAVVGSGASAVQVVPAIQEQAAAVHVFQRTAQWILPKPDFPVPRSLGWCLRHLPGAQQVMRSAQFRMQEGFGYVFRHPRLARPLQAAARAHLHLAVRDRLLRQALTPHYTLGCKRLLTSSTYYPALTRPHVHLHPTAVSAARGNRLIGADGSQAEADVVILATGFHIGELPLARRVHGTDDLTLHETWAGGPEAHLGTTVSGFPNLFLLLGPNILSGSTSAITVLEAQLTYLCAAMEHRRQGGYTSMDVKPAIQAAYNTALQDALRTTVYDAGHCSSYYLSPSGRNTFSWPWSTGRLIRSLSRFDPEAHILQGPPLPGPRSAPSTPDHTRPGR, encoded by the coding sequence TTGCAGCACGATCTGTCATGCGGTGCGTCCGGAGGCAAGGAGGCCCGCGTCATCGTGGTCGGTGCGGGTTTCTCCGGCATCGGTGCCGCCATCCGGCTGCGCCAAGCGGGATTCGGTGACCTCCTGGTGCTGGAGAAGGCTCCGCAGCTCGGGGGCACCTGGCGGGAGAACACCTATCCGGGCTGCGCGTGCGACGTGCCGTCCTCGCTCTACTCCTACTCCTTCAACCCCAACCCCGGATGGAGCAGGCTCTTCGCGGGGCAGCGGGAGATCCACGACTATCTCCGGACGACTGCGGAGCAGTACGGCGTGGACGAAGCGCTGCGCTGCGATGTCCGCGTGCTGCGGGCCTGGTGGGATCGGCCCTCGGGGCGTTGGCGGTTGGAGACGACCGACGGTGACTACAGCAGCGAGGTGCTGGTCATGGCCACGGGCCCCTGGCACCGGCCACGGCGTCCTGAGGTGCCGGGGCTCGCCGAATTTCCCGGTCCGGTGTTCCACACCGCGCAGTGGGACCACACCGTGGACCTGGCCGGACGGCGCGTGGCGGTGGTGGGGAGTGGGGCTTCGGCCGTACAGGTCGTCCCGGCCATCCAGGAACAGGCGGCAGCGGTGCACGTCTTTCAGCGCACCGCCCAGTGGATCCTTCCCAAACCCGACTTCCCGGTCCCCCGGTCCCTCGGCTGGTGTCTGCGCCACTTGCCAGGCGCTCAACAAGTCATGCGGAGTGCCCAGTTCAGGATGCAGGAGGGCTTCGGCTACGTCTTCCGTCACCCACGGCTCGCCCGCCCCCTGCAGGCAGCAGCTCGTGCTCACTTGCACCTCGCGGTCCGTGACCGGCTCCTGCGGCAGGCGCTCACGCCGCACTACACACTGGGCTGCAAGCGCCTGCTGACCTCGAGCACCTACTATCCGGCGCTGACCAGGCCCCACGTCCACCTGCACCCCACCGCTGTCTCCGCCGCCCGCGGAAATCGCCTCATCGGGGCCGACGGTTCCCAGGCCGAGGCCGACGTGGTGATCCTGGCCACCGGCTTCCACATCGGCGAACTGCCCCTGGCACGACGCGTGCACGGCACGGACGACCTGACCCTGCACGAGACCTGGGCAGGGGGGCCCGAAGCCCATCTCGGCACCACCGTCAGCGGCTTCCCCAATCTGTTCCTCCTCCTGGGCCCCAACATCCTCAGCGGCTCCACCTCCGCCATCACCGTCCTCGAAGCCCAGCTCACCTACCTGTGCGCAGCCATGGAACACCGACGCCAGGGCGGCTACACCTCCATGGACGTGAAACCGGCGATCCAGGCTGCGTACAACACCGCGTTACAGGACGCGCTGCGCACCACCGTGTACGACGCCGGCCACTGCTCCAGCTACTACCTCAGCCCCAGCGGGCGGAACACCTTCTCCTGGCCCTGGTCCACGGGTCGGCTCATCCGCAGCCTGAGCCGCTTCGACCCAGAGGCCCACATCCTTCAAGGACCACCCCTGCCCGGCCCTCGGTCCGCGCCCAGCACGCCGGATCACACCCGCCCCGGTCGGTGA
- a CDS encoding DUF397 domain-containing protein — protein sequence MSQHAWKKSSHCQEGEACVHISVTAETILLADSATPDPSSVVSTGRDAFAALIHMLKR from the coding sequence ATGTCCCAGCACGCCTGGAAGAAGTCGTCCCACTGCCAGGAAGGCGAAGCCTGCGTCCACATATCCGTCACCGCCGAAACGATCCTGCTCGCCGATTCGGCAACACCGGACCCCTCTTCCGTCGTCTCGACCGGTCGCGACGCCTTCGCCGCCCTCATCCACATGCTCAAGCGTTGA
- a CDS encoding ATP-binding protein: MATVSPSSPFWSYALQLPHDPRAPGIARATLRTVLAAHDLAHLTPTAELLASELLTNAHLHTRGPYMLRLLATEPDRLRVAVWDTDPRVPPGFREEGALAAVPPDDAEGGRGLHLVRACADSWGVSVLRELGASKGGKMLWADCGPTEVTG, encoded by the coding sequence ATGGCCACCGTATCGCCGTCATCCCCGTTTTGGAGCTACGCCCTCCAGCTCCCGCACGATCCCCGCGCACCGGGCATCGCCCGCGCCACCCTGCGCACCGTCCTGGCCGCCCACGACCTCGCCCACCTCACCCCCACGGCCGAACTCCTCGCCTCCGAACTGCTCACCAACGCCCACCTCCACACCAGGGGCCCGTACATGCTCCGCCTCCTCGCCACGGAACCGGACCGGCTCCGGGTCGCGGTGTGGGACACGGACCCCAGGGTCCCGCCCGGCTTCCGCGAGGAGGGCGCCCTCGCCGCCGTACCCCCGGACGACGCCGAAGGCGGACGCGGGCTGCACCTCGTACGGGCGTGTGCCGACTCGTGGGGGGTGTCCGTGCTGCGGGAGCTGGGGGCGTCGAAGGGCGGCAAAATGCTGTGGGCCGACTGCGGACCGACGGAGGTGACCGGGTGA
- a CDS encoding anti-sigma factor RsbA family regulatory protein: protein MTATKTAEATAETFVHPALFYRGQEEYLDGTLPFIREGLKVGHPVAVAVPGPNLTLLKDSLGADATSVYFLDMTEAGRNPGRIIPRVLRAFADAHPQTHVRIIGEPIWPGRSNVEYPACVQHEALINPAFEGRDVTILCPYDAERLAEEVLTDAYATHPVIVSGGSERPSPSYAPGQVVAQYNQPLSAAPAAAEPQHFGIDELPYVRHFAIARAAELGLSGVRLDDLALAVAELTTNSVVHGGGSGSLRIWAEDSQLVCEVRDRGQLNDPLAGRRPATRDQRGGRGLLLVHTVADLVRVHTGPEGTAIRFYLGC from the coding sequence GTGACTGCCACGAAGACCGCTGAGGCGACTGCTGAGACGTTTGTGCATCCCGCCCTGTTCTACCGGGGCCAGGAGGAGTACCTGGACGGCACGTTGCCCTTCATCCGCGAGGGACTGAAGGTCGGCCATCCGGTGGCGGTCGCCGTGCCCGGCCCGAACCTGACCCTGCTCAAGGACAGCCTGGGCGCCGATGCCACGTCGGTGTACTTCCTCGACATGACCGAGGCGGGCCGCAACCCGGGCCGGATCATCCCGAGGGTGCTGCGCGCCTTCGCCGACGCCCACCCTCAGACACATGTGCGGATCATCGGGGAGCCGATCTGGCCCGGCCGCAGCAACGTGGAGTACCCGGCGTGCGTCCAGCACGAGGCGCTGATCAACCCGGCGTTCGAGGGCCGGGACGTGACCATCCTGTGCCCGTACGACGCCGAGCGCCTCGCGGAGGAGGTGCTCACCGACGCGTACGCCACCCACCCGGTGATCGTCTCCGGCGGCAGCGAGCGGCCCAGCCCGTCGTACGCGCCCGGGCAGGTCGTCGCCCAGTACAACCAGCCGCTCTCGGCGGCCCCTGCGGCGGCCGAGCCCCAGCACTTCGGCATCGACGAGCTGCCGTACGTCAGGCACTTCGCCATCGCGCGGGCCGCGGAGCTGGGCCTGTCCGGCGTACGCCTGGACGATCTCGCGCTGGCGGTGGCCGAGCTGACCACCAACAGCGTGGTGCACGGCGGTGGTTCGGGGAGCCTGCGGATCTGGGCCGAGGACTCGCAGTTGGTGTGCGAGGTCCGAGACCGCGGGCAACTGAACGACCCGCTCGCCGGCCGCCGCCCCGCCACCCGGGACCAGCGAGGCGGACGGGGCCTGCTGCTGGTGCACACCGTCGCGGACCTGGTCCGGGTCCACACGGGCCCGGAGGGTACGGCCATCCGGTTCTACCTCGGCTGCTGA
- a CDS encoding IS110 family transposase has protein sequence MILIGDDWAEDHHDVEVQDATGRKLAAARLPEGVEGITKLHELIARHGGDDLDATDVIVGIETDRGPWVQALLASGYQVYALNPRQAARFKERYGTSGAKSDKGDAHALADMVRIDRDQLRPVAGDSEQAQAVKVVARAHQTLIWERTRTFQRLRNTLREYFPAALNAYADLELTSPDALELLIKAPTPAAAAKLTCAQITVVLARYRRHNRSAKAATIQTAMREQHLGLPEPVTAAYAATATAHAKLLVALNEQITELEAQVKAHFLAHPDAEIYLSMPGIGVITGARVLAEFGDDPARYASAKARKNYAGTSPVTRASGKSHTVQARYIRNNRLADALQRQAFSALRASPGARHYYDKQRAREAGYNPALRQVGNRLVGILHGCLKTRTFYDEATAWSHHAHPEPHAA, from the coding sequence TTGATTCTCATCGGCGACGACTGGGCCGAGGACCACCACGATGTCGAGGTCCAGGACGCGACCGGCCGCAAACTGGCCGCCGCGAGACTGCCCGAGGGCGTGGAGGGCATCACCAAGCTTCACGAACTCATCGCGAGGCACGGCGGCGACGACCTCGATGCCACCGATGTGATCGTCGGCATCGAGACCGACCGCGGCCCCTGGGTACAGGCCCTGCTCGCCTCCGGCTACCAGGTCTACGCCCTCAACCCCCGGCAGGCCGCGCGGTTCAAGGAGCGGTACGGCACCTCCGGCGCCAAGAGCGACAAGGGTGACGCGCATGCGCTGGCCGACATGGTCCGCATCGACCGCGACCAGCTGCGGCCGGTCGCCGGGGACAGCGAACAGGCCCAGGCCGTCAAGGTCGTCGCCCGCGCCCACCAGACCCTCATCTGGGAACGCACCCGTACCTTCCAGCGGCTGCGCAACACGCTGCGCGAGTACTTTCCCGCCGCCCTGAACGCTTACGCGGACCTGGAACTGACCAGCCCGGACGCACTGGAGCTACTGATCAAGGCGCCTACACCCGCCGCAGCGGCGAAGCTGACCTGCGCGCAGATCACCGTCGTCCTGGCCCGCTACCGCCGACACAACCGGAGCGCCAAGGCCGCCACGATCCAGACCGCGATGCGCGAGCAGCACCTCGGCCTGCCTGAGCCGGTGACCGCGGCCTACGCGGCCACCGCCACCGCCCACGCGAAGCTGCTGGTCGCCCTGAACGAGCAGATAACCGAGCTGGAAGCGCAGGTGAAGGCGCATTTTCTCGCGCACCCGGACGCTGAGATCTACCTCTCGATGCCCGGCATCGGGGTGATCACCGGCGCGCGGGTGCTCGCCGAGTTCGGGGACGACCCCGCCCGCTACGCGTCCGCCAAGGCACGCAAGAACTACGCCGGCACCAGCCCCGTCACCCGCGCCTCCGGCAAGAGCCACACCGTCCAGGCCCGCTACATCCGCAACAACCGGCTCGCCGACGCCCTCCAGCGTCAGGCGTTCTCCGCCCTGCGCGCCTCACCCGGCGCCCGCCACTACTACGACAAGCAGCGCGCCCGCGAGGCCGGCTACAACCCCGCCCTACGCCAGGTCGGCAACCGCCTCGTCGGCATCCTCCACGGCTGCCTCAAGACCCGAACCTTCTACGACGAAGCGACCGCCTGGTCGCACCACGCACACCCCGAACCCCATGCAGCTTGA
- a CDS encoding helix-turn-helix domain-containing protein, translating into MTTRPASTARRVRLATELRKLRERAGMTATEAAQLLGTSSGQLSNVESARFGVSPDRVRAMAHLYSCANQPYVDALVAMAGEKTRGWWWEAYREVLPSGLLSLAELEHHATALRTAFTSHVPGMLQTTEHAREIFRHVIPAPTPPEVEHRVSYRIKRQDVVYRANPNPYSTVIHEAALHMRVGGRDVARAQLRHLLDMSERDHIILRVLPFDVGAFPGSGQSINYLCGPVPQLDTVQLDQFHGPMLLDAEAHLEKYRQLLDTVEAAALAPEKSRDLILAIAQNL; encoded by the coding sequence ATGACGACAAGGCCCGCTTCGACGGCCCGACGTGTCCGGCTCGCGACGGAGCTGCGCAAACTCCGTGAGCGGGCGGGGATGACCGCGACGGAGGCAGCGCAATTGCTGGGCACCAGTTCTGGTCAACTCAGCAACGTGGAGTCCGCCCGGTTCGGCGTGAGCCCTGACCGCGTCCGCGCGATGGCCCACCTCTACTCCTGCGCGAACCAGCCCTACGTCGACGCCCTCGTCGCCATGGCCGGCGAGAAGACCCGCGGCTGGTGGTGGGAGGCGTACCGCGAGGTACTGCCCTCAGGGTTGCTCTCACTCGCCGAACTGGAGCACCACGCAACCGCCCTGCGCACCGCCTTCACCTCACACGTCCCCGGAATGCTCCAGACCACCGAGCACGCCCGCGAGATCTTCCGTCACGTGATCCCGGCTCCCACTCCGCCCGAGGTCGAGCACCGGGTCTCGTACCGCATCAAGCGACAGGACGTCGTGTACCGGGCCAACCCGAATCCGTACAGCACCGTCATCCATGAAGCCGCCCTGCACATGAGGGTCGGCGGCCGTGACGTGGCACGCGCGCAACTCCGGCATCTGCTCGACATGAGCGAACGGGACCACATCATCCTCCGGGTGCTGCCGTTCGACGTCGGCGCGTTCCCCGGGTCCGGGCAGTCCATCAACTACCTGTGCGGACCCGTACCGCAACTGGACACCGTCCAACTCGACCAGTTCCACGGCCCCATGCTGCTTGACGCCGAGGCCCACCTGGAGAAGTACCGACAGCTCCTGGACACCGTCGAGGCCGCCGCCCTCGCCCCGGAGAAGTCCCGAGACCTGATCCTTGCCATCGCCCAGAACCTGTAG
- a CDS encoding STAS domain-containing protein: MLLHPLLDGAGWRAVGEITAATCPAWEWTLRQLPLRKEIVCHLEMSAVTFVDVAGASALAVAAQDLPAGRRIVVERPPATLPRLLEIFWPDLSVIEVVAR, encoded by the coding sequence TTGCTGCTGCATCCGCTGCTCGACGGAGCGGGGTGGCGGGCGGTCGGCGAGATCACTGCGGCCACGTGTCCGGCCTGGGAGTGGACGCTGCGGCAACTGCCCCTTCGTAAGGAGATCGTGTGCCATCTGGAGATGTCCGCCGTGACCTTTGTCGATGTCGCCGGCGCCTCGGCCCTGGCGGTGGCCGCTCAGGACCTTCCGGCCGGGCGGCGCATCGTGGTCGAACGGCCGCCTGCCACCCTTCCACGGCTGCTTGAAATTTTCTGGCCCGACTTGTCCGTGATCGAGGTGGTGGCCCGGTGA
- a CDS encoding nitroreductase family deazaflavin-dependent oxidoreductase translates to MTQQHNSTPESGKGRLRFKATTALQRRIGNPVMRRLPFQTLLETTGRTSGLPRVTPVGGRRVGDTFWLVSEFGEKSQYVRNIKADPRVRVRVGGRWHSGTAHLLPDDDPIARLRTLPRVNSTGVRAMGTNLLTVRVDLQG, encoded by the coding sequence GTGACTCAGCAGCACAACTCCACCCCGGAGTCGGGGAAGGGCCGGCTCAGATTCAAGGCCACCACCGCCCTCCAGCGCCGGATCGGCAACCCCGTCATGCGCCGCCTCCCCTTCCAGACCCTCCTGGAGACCACGGGCCGCACCTCCGGCCTGCCCCGTGTCACCCCGGTCGGCGGCCGCCGCGTCGGCGACACGTTCTGGCTGGTCTCGGAGTTCGGCGAGAAGTCGCAGTACGTACGGAACATCAAGGCCGACCCGCGGGTGCGCGTGCGGGTCGGAGGCCGGTGGCACTCGGGCACGGCCCACCTTCTCCCGGACGACGACCCGATCGCCCGGCTGCGGACACTGCCGCGCGTCAACAGCACGGGCGTACGGGCCATGGGGACGAATCTGCTGACGGTGCGGGTCGACCTCCAGGGCTGA
- a CDS encoding ANTAR domain-containing protein, whose product MSAADPRSPFASVAHGPLIIRTEMLDTTAVLAPSGAIVHGCTTLLDPALGKLPCDTDGLVLDMAEVTFMDTAGLQLLERLEDYSSLADIPLRTVNWNGQPRRVLEIIGLPVPAAGSDPADPFSSSPPPDTRQLVASLRSDQGLCAVAAERAEQVERLREEVHQLQQAIDSRPVIDQARGILMAVEACTADQAWDALRDASQHANTKLRDVAEALVAVTTGGPAPTEPVRTALRDAVRRRQRRAP is encoded by the coding sequence ATGTCTGCAGCCGATCCTCGTTCACCGTTCGCGTCGGTCGCCCATGGGCCATTGATCATCCGTACCGAAATGCTGGACACCACCGCGGTACTGGCGCCAAGCGGGGCGATCGTTCACGGCTGCACAACGCTGCTCGATCCGGCCCTGGGCAAACTCCCCTGTGACACGGACGGATTGGTCCTGGACATGGCGGAAGTCACCTTCATGGACACCGCCGGGCTCCAGTTGCTCGAACGGCTGGAGGACTACAGCAGCCTCGCCGACATCCCTCTACGGACCGTCAACTGGAACGGCCAGCCCCGCCGCGTCCTGGAGATCATCGGCCTGCCGGTCCCCGCGGCCGGATCCGACCCCGCCGACCCTTTCTCCTCGTCCCCGCCTCCGGACACCCGCCAGTTGGTCGCCTCTCTGCGCTCCGACCAGGGCCTGTGCGCGGTGGCCGCGGAACGCGCGGAACAGGTGGAGAGACTCCGGGAGGAGGTGCACCAGTTACAACAGGCCATCGACTCCCGCCCGGTCATCGACCAGGCACGCGGGATCCTCATGGCCGTCGAAGCCTGCACAGCCGACCAGGCCTGGGACGCCCTGCGCGACGCCTCCCAGCACGCGAACACCAAGCTCCGCGACGTCGCCGAAGCCCTCGTCGCCGTGACCACCGGCGGCCCGGCTCCGACCGAGCCCGTGCGCACGGCGCTACGGGACGCGGTGCGGCGCCGGCAGCGGCGGGCGCCCTGA